The following are encoded in a window of Calderihabitans maritimus genomic DNA:
- a CDS encoding 5'-methylthioadenosine/adenosylhomocysteine nucleosidase gives MTIGLICALPQEGKLLREKMAVETIDELAGRKFFFGTLNKKRIVLAFSGVGKVSAALTTQLTVDRFSISRLIFFGTAGSLSNVLQVGDIVVGTEAVQHDVDFAGVPLGQKNILHEGRYWYPCDELMLERAGYVISRFQSLPVFRGEKRMPRVFMGPVLTGDRAVVSSTYRQKLNERFSAMCVEMEGAAAAQVCFANQIPFLLIRGISDEADEHTERQFWDNIERAAEVVGLFIECFLEK, from the coding sequence ATGACCATTGGCTTGATCTGTGCTCTTCCTCAAGAAGGAAAGCTTCTCCGGGAAAAAATGGCTGTCGAAACAATAGACGAATTGGCGGGAAGAAAGTTCTTTTTCGGTACTTTGAATAAAAAACGGATTGTTCTAGCCTTCAGTGGAGTAGGTAAAGTTAGCGCGGCTCTTACAACCCAGCTAACCGTTGACCGTTTTTCAATCTCCCGCCTTATCTTTTTTGGTACCGCCGGTTCACTCAGCAATGTTCTTCAGGTAGGAGATATAGTGGTGGGTACCGAGGCAGTGCAGCATGACGTGGATTTCGCCGGCGTTCCGCTCGGGCAGAAGAACATTTTACACGAAGGGAGATATTGGTATCCTTGTGATGAACTGATGCTGGAAAGGGCCGGTTATGTAATTTCCCGCTTTCAGTCCTTACCGGTTTTCAGGGGAGAAAAAAGAATGCCCCGAGTTTTCATGGGTCCCGTCCTCACCGGAGACAGGGCAGTAGTGAGCAGCACTTACCGACAAAAGTTAAACGAAAGGTTTTCTGCTATGTGTGTGGAGATGGAAGGCGCTGCGGCCGCCCAGGTTTGTTTTGCCAATCAAATACCTTTTCTATTGATTCGTGGTATTTCAGATGAGGCTGACGAGCATACAGAAAGACAATTCTGGGACAATATAGAACGAGCCGCAGAAGTAGTCGGTCTTTTCATTGAGTGTTTTTTGGAAAAGTAG